One Epinephelus lanceolatus isolate andai-2023 chromosome 10, ASM4190304v1, whole genome shotgun sequence genomic region harbors:
- the nek10 gene encoding serine/threonine-protein kinase Nek10 produces MSNPVKKVRQGEKLPLKSKGIQSKPSHDLRRLQSLLARSIPRQEVAALSHSKARSSGVSRSQGLQPLRDTNRQRSESDITSEASELEKFSITYRDQRCFSSHPLHKLFSDILVSLVKNRLCSEWIDSAQPESVVRVLICLRLLMRDPHHQKILHQLQGINSLARYMEHVTAMYISCGEQALAVQKLVTMTYMFQKLSAVGDQKVWVIESGAHRTLVKLLSTTDSSVLLGALLALTTLADSPECKEEIGELPIVENLLVILQEYDLLSKRMSAELLRLLSPVRRVRDQVRELEGLPVLLSLLYGQHLKLLWSVAWVLVQLCEDPDTRTEIRSWGGVQQLLRLLNSNRQYVSDRSSIETLSSANAAGRIQREHMREELSPQEEVDNTMALQSACCTVLTELSLDDTSAHHIVQENGVYVIAKLILPQNSGPKVISLQCYAFRTLRFLFSMERNRHLFKRLFPTDLFELFIDVGHYVRDLTAYEGLQTKVSLYTEEELDSLRESIETVDQNRPPLKVINGYSILDHLGTGAFGSVFKVRKQSGQNLLALKEVNLHNLVFGKDKKSRDSNVEKIISELTIIKEQMTHPNVVKYYKAFLEGDKLYIVMELIEGVPLAEHFNSLKEKQQKFTEDRIWNVFIQMCLALRYLHKEKRIVHRDLTPNNIMLGEKDKVTITDFGLAKQKQENSKLTSVVGTILYSCPEVVKNEPYGEKADVWALGCILYQMATLQPPFYSSNMLSLASKIVEAAYEPTEEGAYSDRVTDMIRWCLSPDADQRPDIVAVSTRISDLMMRLMDGLYTSQNALERRAERDRKRAQKYFLERHKCRMDCCRSNLSQENPFMNTECPTPRSFAACSSNHSKHSISQDNASDGDAEPCNTKVDITASTVKHYGFKPSTCITLDQIQSGGDFAAAKIKPRPVSAGICVSQKKVRQIDDPIQRLLVQLHKIIYITQLPPAPHHNIKRRIIERFKKSLFHFGSDPYNLKVELSKLLQVSPDLMELDSASSDWWPLVHHFTEEPDSTGDGNLKDGVTYQQMQGIIEELLEENSYYEATHSRITEKRNGHENK; encoded by the exons atgtccaatCCGGTTAAAAAAGTGAGACAAGGAGAAAAACTGCCCCTGAAATCCAAAGGAATCCAGAGCAA GCCATCTCATGATCTCAGGAGGCTTCAGTCCCTGCTTGCCAGAAGCATTCCCAGACAAGAG GTGGCAGCGTTGAGTCACAGTAAAGCACGCAGCAGCGGAGTCAGCAGATCTCAAGGCCTGCAGCCTCTGAGAGACACGAACAGACAGAGGAGTGAGAGCGACATCACCAGTGAAGCCTCTGAACTGGAAAAATTCAG CATCACCTACAGAGACCAAAGATGTTTCAGCAGCCACCCACTGCACAAACTCTTCTCTGACATCCTTGTGTCTTTGGTTAAGAACCGACTCTGCAG TGAATGGATCGACTCTGCACAGCCTGAGTCGGTTGTCAGAGTTTTGATCTGCCTGCGATTATTGATGAGAGATCCCCACCATCAG AAAATCCTCCACCAGCTCCAAGGCATCAATTCACTCGCCAGG TATATGGAGCATGTCACTGCCATGTACATATCTTGTGGCGAACAGGCGCTCGCTGTGCAGAAGCTGGTCACAATGACCT ACATGTTTCAGAAGCTGTCTGCTGTTGGAGATCAAAAGGTCTGGGTCATCGAGAGTGGCGCTCACAGG ACGCTGGTGAAGCTCCTTTCCACGACAGATAGCAGCGTGCTGCTGGGAGCCCTGCTGGCACTCACCACTTTGGCTGACAG CCCAGAATGCAAGGAGGAGATTGGAGAGTTACCCATAGTGGAGAACCTGCTTGTAATCCTGCAGGAGTACGACCTGCTGTCGAAGAG GATGAGTGCAGAGCTGCTGAGGCTCCTGTCCCCGGTGAGGCGGGTGAGGGACCAGGTGCGGGAGCTGGAGGGTCTGCCAGTGCTGCTCAGCCTGCTGTACGGCCAGCACCTGAAGCTGCTGTGGAGCGTCGCCTGGGTCCTGGTCCAGCTCTGCGAGGATCCCGACACCAGGACGGAGATCAGGAGCTGGGGCGGGGTGCAGCAACTTCTCCGGCTGCTAAACAG CAACAGGCAGTATGTCTCTGACCGCTCATCCATCGAGACGCTCTCCAGCGCCAACGCAGCCGGCCGCATCCAGAGAGAGCACATGAGAGAGGAGCTCAGCCCGCAGGAGGAGGTGGACAACACTATGGCCCTGCAGTCAG CCTGCTGTACAGTTCTGACTGAGCTTAGTCTGGATGACACATCTGCTCACCACATTGTGCAG GAAAATGGGGTCTATGTAATAGCCAAACTGATTTTACCACAAAACTCTGGACCAAAGGTCATATCTTTACAG TGCTATGCGTTTAGAACCCTCCGCTTTCTCTTCAGCATGGAAAGAAACAGGCATCTATTTAAGAG ACTCTTTCCCACCGACCTCTTTGAGTTGTTTATTGATGTTGGACATTATGTTCGGGACCTCACGGCCTACGAGGGACTGCAGACCAAAGTTTCACTCTACACT GAAGAGGAACTGGACAGTCTGAGAGAGAGCATTGAGACTGTGGACCAGAACCGACCCCCACTTAAAGTCATCAACGGTTACTCCATACTGGACCATCTGGGCACTGGGGCGTTTGGAAGTGTCTTTAAG GTCCGAAAGCAGAGCGGCCAGAACCTCCTGGCTCTGAAGGAAGTGAACCTCCACAACCTGGTGTTTGGCAAAGACAAGAAGTCCAGAGACAGTAACGTGGAGAAAATCATCTCTGAGCTCACCATCATCAAAGAACAG ATGACGCACCCAAACGTCGTGAAATATTACAAGGCATTTTTGGAAG GTGACAAGCTGTACATCGTGATGGAGCTGATCGAGGGCGTGCCGCTGGCGGAGCATTTCAACTCACTGAAGGAGAAGCAGCAGAAGTTCACAGAAGACAGGATTTGGAATGTATTCATACAG ATGTGTCTGGCACTGAGGTACCTGCACAAGGAGAAGAGAATAGTCCACCGCGACCTCACACCAAATAACATCATGCTGGGGGAAAAGGACAAAGTCACCATCA CCGACTTCGGCCTTGCAAAGCAGAAACAGGAGAACAGCAAGCTGACGTCAGTGGTCGGCACCATCCTTTACTCCTG tccaGAGGTGGTGAAAAATGAGCCGTATGGAGAGAAAGCTGACGTCTGGGCTTTGGGCTGCATCCTCTACCAGATGGCCACTTTACAGCCTCCGTTCTACAGCAGTAACATGCTGTCACTGGCCAGCAAG ATTGTCGAGGCCGCGTACGAGCCGACTGAAGAAGGAGCTTACTCAGACAGAGTCACAGACATGATCAGATG GTGTTTGAGTCCAGATGCAGACCAGCGGCCGGACATTGTGGCCGTCAGCACCAGGATCTCTGACCTCATGATGAGGCTGATGGACGGCCTCTACACTTCCCAGAATGCACTGgaaaggagagcagagagagacaggaagcgAGCGCAGAAGTACTTCCTGGAGAGGCACAAATGCAGGATGGACTGCTGTCGCTCAAACCTGTCTCAG GAAAACCCCTTCATGAATACTGAGTGTCCGACTCCACGCTCTTTTGCAGCCTGCAGTTCAAaccacagcaaacacagcatCAGTCAAG ATAATGCGTCAGATGGTGATGCTGAGCCATGCAATACCAAAGTCGACATCACTGCCTCTACAGTAAAACACTACG gATTTAAGCCCAGCACCTGTATTACACTGGACCAAATTCAGTCTGG tggggattttgctgctgcaaagatTAAACCACGACCAG TGTCAGCGGGGATTTGCGTCTCCCAGAAGAAGGTTCGGCAGATTGATGATCCCATTCAGAGGCTCCTGGTGCAGCTGCACAAAATTATTTACATCACTCAG CTTCCACCTGCTCCGCACCACAACATCAAACGACGGATCATTGAAAGatttaaaaagtctttattCCACTTTGGGAGTGATCCGTACAACCTGAAAGTGGAGCTCAGTAAG ctcctccaggtCTCTCCAGACCTGATGGAGTTAGACTCAGCTAGTTCTGACTGGTGGCCCCTGGTCCACCATTTCACAGAGGAGCCTGACAGCACAG GTGATGGGAATCTCAAAGATGGAGTCACCTATCAGCAGATGCAG ggGATCATAgaggagctgctggaggagaacaGCTACTATGAGGCAACACACAGCAG GATCACAGAGAAAAGAAACGGCCATGAAAACAAGTGA